ATCGCGTCCATCGATGAGCGGGTCCGGGAGTTTTTGGAGGAGCAGACCAGCGAATTGCCCGTCTTTGACCGTACCGCCCTGCTGGTGCATCAGGAAGCTTCCAAGTCGGACCCGGACACGGATAAGATATTGGGCTACATCGCCCAGGATCAGGTGCTGGTCACGGACGTGCTCAAGGTCGCCAATTCCGCTTTTTTTCGGGGCATCAAAAAAATCAGCCGCATTCAGGACGCCTTGATCCGCATTGGGTTGCGCGAAATGGTCAATTGCGTGCTCATGGCCTCCCAACGCAAGAATTACAGCTCCCGCAATCCCTTCGTGCAGCAGTACACGTCCACCTTGTGGCGCCATTCCGTGGCCTGCGCCTTTGCTTCCCAGTGGCTGGTCAAGCGCGGCGGCCATGCCGAATTCGCTCCGGAGGCCTTCATCGCTGGCTTGATTCACGACGTGGGCAAATTGCTGGTGCTCAAGGCCCTGGTTTCAGTGGGCGAACGGGATCGGGACGCGCCACGCATCACCCGCACCGCCGCCGATGAGTTTTTGGATTCCATGCACACGGACGTCGGATACCGGCTGTTGCTCAAATGGAACCTGCCCGAAGTTTATGCCGTGGTCTGTCGGGATCATCACCAGCCAGAATATGATAGCGCCAACATTGTGTTGGTGGCCGTGCGTCTGGCCAATCTGGCCTGCCAAAAATTGGGCATTGGGTTGCAGCCGGACGAGAATTT
This genomic stretch from Deltaproteobacteria bacterium harbors:
- a CDS encoding HDOD domain-containing protein, with the translated sequence MFEIASIDERVREFLEEQTSELPVFDRTALLVHQEASKSDPDTDKILGYIAQDQVLVTDVLKVANSAFFRGIKKISRIQDALIRIGLREMVNCVLMASQRKNYSSRNPFVQQYTSTLWRHSVACAFASQWLVKRGGHAEFAPEAFIAGLIHDVGKLLVLKALVSVGERDRDAPRITRTAADEFLDSMHTDVGYRLLLKWNLPEVYAVVCRDHHQPEYDSANIVLVAVRLANLACQKLGIGLQPDENLVLVTCSEAGVLALSDVALAELEIAVEDYLARGEM